In Zingiber officinale cultivar Zhangliang chromosome 11B, Zo_v1.1, whole genome shotgun sequence, a single window of DNA contains:
- the LOC122035391 gene encoding homeobox-leucine zipper protein HOX4-like isoform X3 translates to MKRPIADAGSFMAICSTEENNGAYLEEEEEELGETAEEVGLREKKRRLSVEQVRALEKSFEVENKLEPEKKLRLAEELGLQPRQVAVWFQNRRARWKTKQLERDFSALRDGYDALRLDYDALRRDKEALVAQIEDLKAKLGGEESASFVVSSGPVAVSSEEDPGPPELIYKDAGSSDSSNSSDILNGEGNLPPADTNTAAGRGGATSSLPISAPQLPFKGQGFVRQMLKLEEEKAEEEFLGRDDPFSSLFSDEQPPAFNWYFSDHWN, encoded by the exons ATGAAGAGGCCCATTGCAGACGCAGGTTCATTCATGGCGATTTGCTCAACTG AGGAGAACAATGGCGCTTacttggaggaggaggaggaggagctggGAGAGACGGCGGAGGAGGTGGGGCTGAGGGAGAAGAAGCGGCGGCTGAGCGTGGAGCAGGTGCGGGCGCTGGAGAAGAGCTTCGAGGTGGAGAACAAGCTGGAGCCGGAGAAGAAGCTGAGGCTGGCGGAGGAGCTCGGCCTTCAGCCAAGGCAAGTGGCGGTGTGGTTCCAGAACCGCCGCGCGCGGTGGAAGACCAAGCAGCTGGAGCGCGACTTCTCCGCCTTGCGCGACGGCTACGACGCGCTCCGCCTCGACTACGACGCGCTCCGCCGCGACAAGGAGGCGCTCGTCGCGCAG ATCGAAGATCTGAAGGCCAAATTGGGCGGGGAGGAGAGCGCGAGCTTCGTCGTCTCGTCGGGACCGGTGGCGGTCTCGTCGGAGGAAGACCCCGGCCCGCCGGAGCTCATCTACAAGGACGCTGGGTCATCGGACAGCAGCAACTCCAGTGACATCCTCAACGGCGAGGGTAATCTACCGCCGGCGGACACGAACACCGCCGCTGGGCGTGGCGGCGCCACCTCCTCCTTGCCAATTTCTGCCCCTCAATTGCCTTTCAAGGGACAAGGATTCGTACGCCAGATGCTGAAGCTCGAGGAAGAGAAGGCGGAGGAGGAATTCCTCGGCCGGGACGACCCATTCAGCAGCCTCTTCTCCGACGAGCAACCGCCGGCTTTCAACTGGTACTTCTCCGATCACTGGAATTGA
- the LOC122035391 gene encoding homeobox-leucine zipper protein HOX4-like isoform X1, whose protein sequence is MKRPIADAGSFMAICSTVLAEENNGAYLEEEEEELGETAEEVGLREKKRRLSVEQVRALEKSFEVENKLEPEKKLRLAEELGLQPRQVAVWFQNRRARWKTKQLERDFSALRDGYDALRLDYDALRRDKEALVAQIEDLKAKLGGEESASFVVSSGPVAVSSEEDPGPPELIYKDAGSSDSSNSSDILNGEGNLPPADTNTAAGRGGATSSLPISAPQLPFKGQGFVRQMLKLEEEKAEEEFLGRDDPFSSLFSDEQPPAFNWYFSDHWN, encoded by the exons ATGAAGAGGCCCATTGCAGACGCAGGTTCATTCATGGCGATTTGCTCAACTG TTTTAGCAGAGGAGAACAATGGCGCTTacttggaggaggaggaggaggagctggGAGAGACGGCGGAGGAGGTGGGGCTGAGGGAGAAGAAGCGGCGGCTGAGCGTGGAGCAGGTGCGGGCGCTGGAGAAGAGCTTCGAGGTGGAGAACAAGCTGGAGCCGGAGAAGAAGCTGAGGCTGGCGGAGGAGCTCGGCCTTCAGCCAAGGCAAGTGGCGGTGTGGTTCCAGAACCGCCGCGCGCGGTGGAAGACCAAGCAGCTGGAGCGCGACTTCTCCGCCTTGCGCGACGGCTACGACGCGCTCCGCCTCGACTACGACGCGCTCCGCCGCGACAAGGAGGCGCTCGTCGCGCAG ATCGAAGATCTGAAGGCCAAATTGGGCGGGGAGGAGAGCGCGAGCTTCGTCGTCTCGTCGGGACCGGTGGCGGTCTCGTCGGAGGAAGACCCCGGCCCGCCGGAGCTCATCTACAAGGACGCTGGGTCATCGGACAGCAGCAACTCCAGTGACATCCTCAACGGCGAGGGTAATCTACCGCCGGCGGACACGAACACCGCCGCTGGGCGTGGCGGCGCCACCTCCTCCTTGCCAATTTCTGCCCCTCAATTGCCTTTCAAGGGACAAGGATTCGTACGCCAGATGCTGAAGCTCGAGGAAGAGAAGGCGGAGGAGGAATTCCTCGGCCGGGACGACCCATTCAGCAGCCTCTTCTCCGACGAGCAACCGCCGGCTTTCAACTGGTACTTCTCCGATCACTGGAATTGA
- the LOC122035391 gene encoding homeobox-leucine zipper protein HOX4-like isoform X2 — protein sequence MKRPIADAGSFMAICSTAEENNGAYLEEEEEELGETAEEVGLREKKRRLSVEQVRALEKSFEVENKLEPEKKLRLAEELGLQPRQVAVWFQNRRARWKTKQLERDFSALRDGYDALRLDYDALRRDKEALVAQIEDLKAKLGGEESASFVVSSGPVAVSSEEDPGPPELIYKDAGSSDSSNSSDILNGEGNLPPADTNTAAGRGGATSSLPISAPQLPFKGQGFVRQMLKLEEEKAEEEFLGRDDPFSSLFSDEQPPAFNWYFSDHWN from the exons ATGAAGAGGCCCATTGCAGACGCAGGTTCATTCATGGCGATTTGCTCAACTG CAGAGGAGAACAATGGCGCTTacttggaggaggaggaggaggagctggGAGAGACGGCGGAGGAGGTGGGGCTGAGGGAGAAGAAGCGGCGGCTGAGCGTGGAGCAGGTGCGGGCGCTGGAGAAGAGCTTCGAGGTGGAGAACAAGCTGGAGCCGGAGAAGAAGCTGAGGCTGGCGGAGGAGCTCGGCCTTCAGCCAAGGCAAGTGGCGGTGTGGTTCCAGAACCGCCGCGCGCGGTGGAAGACCAAGCAGCTGGAGCGCGACTTCTCCGCCTTGCGCGACGGCTACGACGCGCTCCGCCTCGACTACGACGCGCTCCGCCGCGACAAGGAGGCGCTCGTCGCGCAG ATCGAAGATCTGAAGGCCAAATTGGGCGGGGAGGAGAGCGCGAGCTTCGTCGTCTCGTCGGGACCGGTGGCGGTCTCGTCGGAGGAAGACCCCGGCCCGCCGGAGCTCATCTACAAGGACGCTGGGTCATCGGACAGCAGCAACTCCAGTGACATCCTCAACGGCGAGGGTAATCTACCGCCGGCGGACACGAACACCGCCGCTGGGCGTGGCGGCGCCACCTCCTCCTTGCCAATTTCTGCCCCTCAATTGCCTTTCAAGGGACAAGGATTCGTACGCCAGATGCTGAAGCTCGAGGAAGAGAAGGCGGAGGAGGAATTCCTCGGCCGGGACGACCCATTCAGCAGCCTCTTCTCCGACGAGCAACCGCCGGCTTTCAACTGGTACTTCTCCGATCACTGGAATTGA
- the LOC122035055 gene encoding RNA-binding protein 38-like — MASSSSSASSPQQYRSRFGDTTLTKVFVGGLAWETPTEELHRHFEPFGDILEAVIISDKATGRSKGYGFVTFRDQEAARRAVADPNPVIDGRRANCNIASFGRQRTSPRQQVSGRSQQEGSTPQGVGPAYGRVPAQVGPQVIYPAPYGYMAYPPEYGYQQAAVYSPQMASYYCQQMYGPTTPTNVGPSPYHHHYPNLGLGYSLQSPRAGFPSLPQGPRTTLMHYPASPMEGLFVPPQLHAPQHASTALNPPQDAQALHEPSSTSGANTDDQDA, encoded by the exons ATGGCTTCGTCTTCCTCGTCGGCGTCGAGCCCGCAGCAGTACCGGTCGCGGTTCGGCGACACGACGTTGACCAAGGTCTTCGTCGGCGGCCTCGCCTGGGAGACTCCCACCGAGGAGCTCCACCGCCACTTCGAACCCTTCGGCGACATCCTCGAGGCCGTCATCATCTCCGACAAGGCCACCGGCCGTTCCAAAGGCTACGGCTTC GTGACATTCCGCGACCAGGAAGCTGCGCGTCGCGCGGTGGCGGACCCGAATCCGGTGATCGACGGCCGGCGAGCCAACTGCAACATTGCCTCTTTCGGGAGGCAGAGAACCTCTCCCAGACAGCAAG TTTCAGGGAGAAGCCAACAGGAAGGGAGCACGCCGCAGGGAGTGGGGCCAGCCTATGGCAGAGTGCCAGCTCAAGTGGGCCCACAAGTGATCTACCCAGCTCCCTACGG GTACATGGCCTACCCTCCTGAGTATGGATACCAACAA GCTGCAGTGTACAGCCCTCAAATGGCATCCTACTACTGTCAGCAGATGTATGGACCAACCACACCAACAAATGTTGGTCCTTCACCCTACCACCACCATTACCCTAATCTGGGATTAGGGTACAGCTTGCAATCTCCAAGGGCAGGTTTTCCTTCCCTACCACAAGGCCCAAGGACCACTCTAATGCACTACCCTGCATCCCCCATGGAAGGCTTGTTCGTTCCTCCCCAACTCCATGCCCCACAGCATGCAAGCACAGCCCTGAATCCACCACAAG ATGCACAAGCTCTTCATGAACCCTCCTCCACCAGTGGAGCAAACACAGATGACCAAGATGCTTAA